One window from the genome of Actinoplanes teichomyceticus ATCC 31121 encodes:
- a CDS encoding glycoside hydrolase family 9 protein has product MNPHRRRQVTASLAAGAATTFALTFLTAAPASAEPVQHIPNGAFSSGTTGWWSTDNAPISIVDGQLCAQIPGGTTNAWDVSLGHNDVPLIDGAEYALSFRASASEEVSVRANVQLNEAPYTPALSRAVALTAEAQTFEYEFTAGLDSPNGTLTFQLGGSADDFTFCLDDVSLTSDDAVPPPDGPEQIENGDFAEGTSGWYSYGTTSTGVDDGRLCSAVPAGLANPWDAGLGQNGISLVAGSSYTFAFDASTTPGATVRANVQLGAEPYTSFLSRDVALTASPQHFEYTFTASTDTTAGQVAFQLGGNAAGHTFCLDNVSLVGGEEEPPYVPETGPRVRVNQVGYLPAGPKNATVVTDATDALGWQLKNSEGDVVASGSSTPRGVDAASGQNVHSIDFSSFRAAGTGYRLVADGQTSHPFDISGTVYRQLRSDALQFFYIQRSGIEIEGDLVGAEYARPAGHVGIAPNRGDVDVPCRADTCDYRLDVRGGWYDAGDHGKYVVNGGIAVQQLMSTFERTKTAPTAGHGAALADSTLRVPERGNRVPDILDEARWELEFLMRMQVPAGKPFAGMAHHKIHDANWTGIPMSPEDDPEQRELHPVSTAATLNLAATAAQCARLFAPYDAAFAGRCLSVARTAYAAAKANPAKPAQDLGGGGGGYGDGDVSDEFYWAAAELYLSTAEQAYLTDLTASRHHTGDVFAATGFGWGSTAALGRLDLATVPNLLPQADRQRVRQSVADAADRYLATLRTQAYGLPMPGTASSYFWGANSNVLNNVQVLATAFDLTGDAKYRDGALQGVDYIFGRNALNQSYVTGWGEKFSQNQHSRIFAHQADAGTPHPPAGSLAGGANANLDDPFAKDLLTGCKPMFCYVDHIESYATNEVAINWNSALAWVSSFLADQGNGQPAGKVSCDATYTDYGPWQGNGGFTAQVTVTNTGTAVIDGWTTRFAFLGGQRLREAWSAAATQDGATVTVTNSTTNRRIQPGQTVYFGFNATTPGGPNPAPELITLNGSVCG; this is encoded by the coding sequence GTGAATCCACATCGACGGCGACAGGTCACCGCCTCGCTCGCGGCAGGGGCCGCGACCACCTTCGCGCTGACTTTTCTGACAGCTGCGCCCGCTTCCGCCGAGCCGGTCCAGCACATCCCCAACGGCGCCTTCAGCTCTGGCACCACCGGGTGGTGGTCCACCGACAACGCACCGATATCGATCGTCGACGGGCAGCTCTGCGCTCAGATCCCCGGCGGGACCACCAACGCCTGGGACGTCAGTCTGGGCCACAACGACGTCCCGCTGATCGACGGGGCCGAGTACGCTCTGAGCTTCCGTGCGTCGGCCAGCGAAGAGGTCAGCGTCCGCGCCAACGTCCAGCTCAACGAGGCGCCCTACACCCCGGCGCTGTCGCGTGCCGTCGCGCTCACCGCCGAGGCGCAGACCTTCGAGTACGAGTTCACGGCCGGGCTGGACTCGCCCAACGGCACGCTGACCTTCCAGCTCGGCGGCAGCGCCGACGACTTCACCTTCTGCCTGGACGACGTCAGCCTGACCAGCGACGACGCCGTGCCGCCGCCGGACGGCCCGGAACAGATCGAGAACGGGGACTTCGCCGAGGGGACGTCGGGCTGGTACTCGTACGGCACCACGTCCACCGGGGTGGACGACGGGCGGCTGTGCTCGGCGGTGCCGGCCGGGCTGGCCAACCCCTGGGACGCCGGCCTCGGGCAGAACGGGATCTCGCTGGTGGCGGGCTCGTCCTACACGTTCGCGTTCGACGCCTCCACCACGCCGGGGGCCACGGTCCGCGCGAACGTGCAGCTCGGCGCCGAGCCGTACACCTCGTTCCTGTCTCGTGACGTCGCGCTGACCGCGAGCCCGCAGCACTTCGAGTACACCTTCACCGCCTCCACCGACACCACCGCCGGCCAGGTCGCCTTCCAGCTGGGTGGAAACGCGGCCGGGCACACGTTCTGTCTGGACAATGTCTCCCTGGTCGGTGGGGAGGAGGAGCCGCCCTACGTGCCGGAGACCGGACCGCGGGTCCGGGTCAACCAGGTCGGCTACCTGCCCGCCGGGCCCAAGAACGCGACGGTGGTCACCGACGCCACCGACGCCCTCGGCTGGCAGCTGAAGAACTCCGAGGGCGACGTGGTCGCCAGCGGCAGCAGCACGCCGCGCGGAGTGGACGCGGCGTCCGGGCAGAACGTGCACAGCATCGACTTCAGCTCCTTCCGCGCTGCCGGAACCGGATACCGGCTGGTCGCCGACGGGCAGACCAGCCACCCGTTCGACATCTCCGGCACCGTCTACCGGCAGCTGCGTTCCGATGCGCTGCAGTTCTTCTACATCCAGCGCAGTGGCATCGAGATCGAGGGTGACCTGGTCGGTGCGGAGTACGCCCGCCCCGCCGGACATGTCGGCATCGCGCCGAACCGCGGCGACGTCGACGTGCCGTGCCGTGCCGATACCTGCGACTACCGGCTGGACGTCCGCGGTGGCTGGTACGACGCGGGCGACCACGGCAAGTACGTGGTCAACGGTGGTATCGCCGTGCAGCAGCTGATGAGCACGTTCGAGCGCACCAAGACCGCGCCCACGGCCGGGCACGGCGCCGCGCTGGCGGACAGCACGCTGCGGGTGCCGGAGCGTGGCAACAGGGTACCGGACATCCTCGACGAGGCCCGCTGGGAGCTGGAGTTCCTGATGCGGATGCAGGTGCCGGCCGGCAAGCCGTTCGCCGGGATGGCGCACCACAAGATCCACGACGCCAACTGGACCGGCATCCCGATGTCGCCCGAGGACGACCCGGAGCAGCGGGAACTGCACCCGGTGTCGACGGCCGCCACGCTCAACCTGGCGGCGACCGCGGCCCAGTGCGCGCGGCTGTTCGCTCCGTACGACGCGGCCTTCGCCGGCCGGTGCCTGAGCGTGGCGCGTACGGCGTACGCCGCGGCGAAGGCGAACCCGGCCAAGCCGGCGCAGGACCTCGGTGGCGGTGGCGGTGGGTACGGTGACGGCGACGTCAGCGACGAGTTCTACTGGGCCGCCGCCGAGCTGTACCTGAGCACCGCCGAGCAGGCGTACCTGACCGACCTGACGGCCAGCAGGCACCACACCGGCGACGTCTTCGCCGCCACCGGCTTCGGCTGGGGCAGCACCGCCGCTCTCGGCCGCCTCGATCTGGCCACGGTGCCGAACCTGCTCCCGCAAGCCGACCGGCAGCGCGTCCGGCAGTCGGTCGCGGACGCCGCCGACAGGTACCTGGCGACCCTGAGGACGCAGGCGTACGGGCTGCCCATGCCGGGCACCGCGAGCAGCTACTTCTGGGGCGCGAACAGCAACGTCCTCAACAACGTCCAGGTGCTGGCCACCGCGTTCGACCTGACCGGTGACGCGAAGTACCGGGACGGGGCGCTGCAGGGCGTCGACTACATCTTCGGCCGCAACGCGCTGAACCAGTCGTACGTCACCGGCTGGGGCGAGAAGTTCTCGCAGAACCAGCACAGCCGGATCTTCGCCCACCAGGCGGACGCCGGTACGCCGCACCCGCCGGCGGGCTCGCTCGCCGGCGGCGCCAACGCGAACCTCGACGATCCCTTCGCCAAGGACCTGTTGACAGGCTGCAAGCCGATGTTCTGCTACGTCGACCACATCGAGTCGTACGCGACGAACGAGGTGGCGATCAACTGGAACTCGGCACTCGCCTGGGTGTCCTCGTTCCTCGCCGACCAGGGCAACGGTCAACCGGCCGGCAAGGTGTCCTGCGACGCGACGTACACCGACTACGGTCCCTGGCAGGGCAACGGCGGCTTCACCGCCCAGGTCACCGTGACCAACACCGGCACCGCGGTGATCGACGGGTGGACCACACGGTTCGCGTTCCTCGGCGGCCAGCGGTTGCGTGAGGCGTGGTCGGCGGCGGCGACGCAGGACGGCGCGACGGTGACCGTCACGAACAGCACCACCAACCGGCGGATCCAGCCGGGGCAGACGGTCTACTTCGGCTTCAACGCCACCACCCCCGGCGGTCCCAACCCGGCGCCGGAGCTGATCACGCTCAACGGATCGGTCTGCGGCTGA